One genomic window of Desulfobotulus mexicanus includes the following:
- a CDS encoding DUF2442 domain-containing protein, which translates to MTPRIVEAKYLGDYTLFLRFSDGSEGEINFEQELTGEIFEPLKDIEYFKKFVVNHEVHTVVWPNGADFSPEFLYENIRILA; encoded by the coding sequence ATGACACCAAGAATCGTTGAGGCTAAATATCTGGGCGACTATACCCTCTTCCTTCGTTTTTCAGATGGGAGCGAAGGGGAAATTAATTTTGAGCAGGAATTGACCGGGGAGATATTTGAGCCGCTAAAGGATATTGAATATTTCAAAAAATTTGTGGTTAATCATGAGGTTCACACCGTTGTGTGGCCAAATGGTGCAGATTTTTCCCCTGAATTTCTATATGAAAATATACGTATTTTGGCATAA
- a CDS encoding DUF4160 domain-containing protein, with product MPEISRFLGIIIAMFYRDHAPPHFHAIYGEYEVTVEIESGIINGRFPKRALKLIFEWLELHRDELLENWRLAEDRRPLNKIEPLE from the coding sequence ATGCCTGAAATATCAAGATTTCTTGGAATCATTATTGCGATGTTTTATAGAGACCATGCGCCACCACATTTCCATGCTATATATGGGGAATATGAGGTTACTGTTGAAATAGAATCTGGAATTATTAATGGCCGTTTCCCAAAACGTGCTCTAAAGCTTATATTTGAGTGGTTAGAGTTGCACAGGGATGAGTTGCTTGAAAACTGGCGGCTTGCTGAGGATAGACGGCCATTAAATAAAATTGAACCATTGGAGTAA